In Bradyrhizobium sp. 170, the DNA window GCGACCAACGAATTCGACAGGTATTTTGTTCTGCTAGCCTTGGTCTGGATCACAAACGTGCCGCCGCCATCGCCCTTGCCCTTGGCTGCGCGGGTGTAGATGGCGGTCAGGATGCCGGCGGGGTCGTCGGCCGCGCCCGCATGGCGCGGCAGGATCGTGGCCAGCAGGGCGGCTGCGCCTGATAATATCAGCTTTCGACGGGTAACCATGGTGACCCCTAAATCGTTTGAGCGTGCTTATGGACGGGAAGGCGGGGTTGGCTATGGTGATGCCCGCAACGCTTGCCGGGAGATTAGCATGGCCAATGAAAAGGGCCCCAACATCAAGAAGAAGCAGAAATGCAAGAATTGCGAGGGCAAGGGCCTGCTGAAGAAGGGCGACAAGGTCGTAAAATGCCAGCGCTGCAAGGGGACCGGCGTGCGGTGAATGCCGCCCAGCCGCCGCGACGCGTGGCCCGCGGTCGCTGTGGATGACCCGTCGCGCGCTGGCAGACGCAAGGCTTTCTGCTACGAAGCTTTCTGCTATCGTTGCGACGAGGTGTTCCATGTCTGTTTTTCGAAGCGTGATGGTTGATTCCCTGTGGCTGAAACCGTGACTATTCCCACCCCGCGCGGAGGCCTGGCGCGGATGTCGCGCCGGGTGATGAATCTGGCGCATATGCTGACCCAGAATGCCCGCCGCCACGGCGGCCGTACGGGTTTCCTCTGGGGCGACAAATCCTGGACCTGGCGCGAGATCGACGGCCACGTCTCCGCGCTGGCGGCGGGCCTCGCCGAGCGCGGAATCGTCAAGGGCGACCGCGTCCTGGTCCATTCCAAAAATTGCGACGAGATGTTCTGGTCGATGTTCGCGGCGTTTCGGCTCGGCGCGGTCTGGGTGCCGACCAATTTCCGCCTGATGCCCGACGAGGTCGCCTATCTCGCCACCGCCTCCGGCGCGAAGGCGTTTTTGTGCCATGGCGATTTCCCCGAACACGCCAAGGCGGCCGCCAATCCGGGGCTGGAATTCATCTGGCGGATCGGCGACGGCGGGTTTGGCGAAAAATCCGTGGGCGAGGTGATCGCCGAACATGCGGGCGCCAAGGTCGATAACGCCGCGGTCGACTATGACGATCCTTGCTGGTTCTTCTTCACCTCGGGCACCACCGGCCGCTCCAAGGCGGCGGTGCTCACCCACGGCCAGATGGCCTTTGTGGTGACAAATCATCTCGCCGACTTGATGCCGGGCACGACGGAGACCGATGCCTCGCTGGTGGTCGCGCCGCTGTCGCATGGCGCCGGTGTGCACCAACTCGTGCAGGCGGCGCGCGGTGTGCCGACCATCCTGCTGCCGTCGGAGAAATTCGATATCGCCGAAGCGTTCCGGCTGATCGAGGCGCACCGCGTCAGCAACATTTTTACCGTGCCGACCATTTTGAAGATGATGGTCGAGCATCCCGCGGTTGATAGATTCGATCATTCCTCGCTGCGCTTCGTGATCTATGCCGGTGCGCCGATGTATCGCGAGGACCAGAAGGCGGCGCTGAACAAGCTCGGCCCGGTGCTGGTGCAGTATTTCGGACTCGGCGAGGTCACCGGCAACATCACGGTGATGCCGGCCAGTCTGCACGATCCCGAGGACGGCCCGCAGGCCCGCATCGGCACCTGCGGTTTCGAGCGCACTGGCATGCAGGTCTCGATCCAGGGCGACGACGGGCGGGAGCTTAAAGCCTTCGAGACCGGCGAGATCTGCGTGATCGGTCCCGCCGTGTTCGCCGGCTATTAC includes these proteins:
- a CDS encoding acyl-CoA synthetase — translated: MTIPTPRGGLARMSRRVMNLAHMLTQNARRHGGRTGFLWGDKSWTWREIDGHVSALAAGLAERGIVKGDRVLVHSKNCDEMFWSMFAAFRLGAVWVPTNFRLMPDEVAYLATASGAKAFLCHGDFPEHAKAAANPGLEFIWRIGDGGFGEKSVGEVIAEHAGAKVDNAAVDYDDPCWFFFTSGTTGRSKAAVLTHGQMAFVVTNHLADLMPGTTETDASLVVAPLSHGAGVHQLVQAARGVPTILLPSEKFDIAEAFRLIEAHRVSNIFTVPTILKMMVEHPAVDRFDHSSLRFVIYAGAPMYREDQKAALNKLGPVLVQYFGLGEVTGNITVMPASLHDPEDGPQARIGTCGFERTGMQVSIQGDDGRELKAFETGEICVIGPAVFAGYYDNPEANAKAFRDGWFRTGDLGHMDEEGFVYITGRASDMYISGGSNIYPREVEEKILTHPAIGEVAVLGVPDPFWGEVGVAVCVAREGAAAVSEAELAAFLAPKVPRYKMPKRFFFWEALPKSGYGKIPKRLVRDELEARGLLELVSKTDS